One part of the Paroedura picta isolate Pp20150507F chromosome 5, Ppicta_v3.0, whole genome shotgun sequence genome encodes these proteins:
- the TENT5B gene encoding terminal nucleotidyltransferase 5B, with protein sequence MHSTESAGVAANSGPGPHGSSDDGRFSVLSWQQVQRLDQILEEAVPIHGRGNFPTLSVRPRRIVQVVRSRLEKKGVAVHNVRLNGSAASHVLHQDSGLGYKDLDLIFGVDLKSEDVFQLVKDVVMDCLLDFLPEGVNKDKITPMTLKEAYVQKLVKVSNDTDRWSLISLSNNSGKNVELKFVDSLRRQFEFSVDSFQIILDSLLLFGECSENPMSKNFHPTVTGESMYGDFEEAMDHLKNRIIATRNPEEIRGGGLLKYCNLLVRGFKPKSEVDMKALQRYMCSRFFIDFPDIGEQQRKLESYLQSHFVGMESKRYDCLMTLHRVVNESTVCLMGHERRQTLNLIAMLAVRVLAEQNIIPTVTNVTCYYQPAPYVSEINVNYYVTHMQPLMPCSHSYPTWLPCN encoded by the exons ATGCACTCGACTGAGTCAGCGGGGGTCGCTGCGAACTCGGGGCCAGGGCCGCACGGCAGCAGCGACGACGGGCGCTTCAGCGTCCTCAGCTGGCAGCAGGTGCAGCGGCTGGACCAGATCCTCGAGGAAGCGGTGCCCATCCACGGCCGGGGCAACTTCCCCACTCTGTCGGTGCGGCCGCGCAGGATCGTGCAG GTGGTCCGCAGCCGTCTGGAAAAGAAGGGAGTTGCTGTCCATAATGTGAGACTGAATGGCTCAGCGGCCAGCCACGTGCTGCATCAAGATAGTGGCCTGGGGTACAAAGATCTGGATCTCATTTTTGGGGTCGACCTGAAAAGTGAGGATGTCTTCCAGCTGGTGAAAGACGTGGTGATGGACTGCCTCTTGGACTTCCTCCCGGAAGGGGTAAACAAAGATAAGATCACTCCCATGACTCTGAAAGAGGCCTACGTCCAGAAGCTGGTGAAAGTGTCCAATGATACGGACCGCTGGAGCCTTATTTCACTCTCCAACAACAGTGGGAAGAACGTAGAACTCAAATTTGTAGACTCTCTCCGACGGCAGTTTGAGTTCAGCGTTGATTCCTTCCAGATCATATTGGACTCGCTGTTGCTTTTTGGGGAGTGTTCAGAGAACCCGATGTCTAAGAACTTCCACCCTACTGTCACCGGGGAGAGCATGTACGGGGACTTTGAAGAGGCAATGGACCACCTGAAGAACAGAATCATCGCCACTCGGaacccagaggagatcagaggcGGAGGGCTTCTAAAGTACTGCAACCTCCTTGTGAGAGGATTTAAGCCCAAATCAGAGGTCGACATGAAGGCACTGCAGAGATACATGTGCTCCAGGTTTTTTATAGACTTTCCCGACATCGGAGAGCAGCAGCGGAAGTTAGAGTCATACCTTCAGAGTCATTTTGTTGGTATGGAGAGTAAGAGGTATGATTGCCTGATGACCCTGCACAGAGTGGTGAATGAGAGTACGGTGTGCCTGATGGGACATGAAAGGCGTCAGACACTGAACCTCATTGCCATGTTGGCTGTGAGGGTCTTGGCTGAGCAGAACATAATCCCGACCGTCACGAACGTGACTTGCTATTATCAGCCGGCACCCTACGTCAGCGAAATAAATGTCAATTACTATGTAACCCACATGCAACCTCTGATGCCTTGCAGCCACTCCTACCCAACTTGGCTCCCCTGCAACTGA